One stretch of Macaca nemestrina isolate mMacNem1 chromosome 17, mMacNem.hap1, whole genome shotgun sequence DNA includes these proteins:
- the LOC139359476 gene encoding centromere protein I-like: MGMQLHLQALLSLYRFFASALISVSLPVRKKKLNSLSVIPVLNSSSYTKEYGKKELRSQMGSVLNNSLLLQYIDCVIDESVSLRSYYGLSQILQEERELGGSMSSVSKLLHYVGWLSTTAVHVESNRTFLLHFILDFYEKRECHEES, from the exons atg gGAATGCAGCTTCATCTTCAGGCTTTGTTGTCGCTGTATAGGTTCTTTGCTTCTGCTCTGATTTCTGTATCTTTGCCTGTTAGGAAAAAG aaattgaaTTCTCTCTCAGTTATACCAGTGCTCAATTCCAGTAGCTACActaaagaatatggaaaaaaagaG CTGCGTTCTCAGATGGGCTCAGTGCTAAACAACTCTCTGCTGCTTCAGTATATTGACTGTGTCATAGATGAGTCGGTCTCGCTGAGGTCTTACTACGGGTTGAGTCAAATATTACAAGAAG AGAGAGAACTGGGTGGATCCATGAGCTCTGTGTCTAAACTGCTCCACTATGTAGGGTGGCTGTCCACTACTGCAGTGCACGTGGAGAGCAACAGAActttcttgctgcactttatttTGGATTTCTATGAGAAG CGAGAATGCCATGAGGAAAGCTAG